A stretch of Paenibacillus sp. URB8-2 DNA encodes these proteins:
- a CDS encoding heme-binding protein: MNLQTLDQLEQELEFTGFTNEDALQLGNLIIQYAKEKNAAIAVHIERCRVPVFTHLMDGTSEENYVWLFRKKRIVDHYNRSSAYIEARFIENGTTHTEGSLLSPGDYQAVGGSLPIRVKGLGVVGSVTVGGLTGELDHEYAVEGVRRFLAGK; the protein is encoded by the coding sequence ATGAACTTGCAGACATTGGATCAATTAGAGCAAGAACTCGAATTCACCGGATTCACCAATGAGGACGCTCTGCAATTGGGAAATCTGATTATTCAATATGCGAAGGAAAAAAATGCAGCTATCGCCGTCCACATTGAACGGTGCCGCGTACCCGTCTTCACTCATCTGATGGATGGCACTTCGGAGGAAAATTATGTCTGGCTGTTCCGCAAAAAACGGATTGTCGATCATTACAACCGGAGTTCCGCATATATCGAAGCCCGCTTTATCGAGAACGGAACCACGCACACCGAAGGCTCGCTGCTCTCTCCCGGGGATTATCAGGCGGTGGGCGGGTCTTTACCCATCCGTGTCAAGGGACTCGGCGTTGTCGGTTCCGTCACGGTTGGCGGATTGACCGGCGAATTGGACCATGAGTACGCGGTTGAAGGCGTCCGGCGGTTTCTGGCTGGCAAATAA
- a CDS encoding MFS transporter yields MSTKIYLALFALAVSAFAIGTTEFVIIGLLQTVANDLGITITKAGTLVSGYAAAIAIGTPIVAALTGRLPKKGYLLFLMALFTAGNVLSALAGSYSLLMFSRVVTAVAHGVFFAVAATVAADMVPEDRKGTAISIMFTGLTVATILGVPFGTYIGQQFNWRLSFAAVAVLGLIGLLVVIFAVNKVSREGTSPTIGDVGRLAGNPRILLALLMTVAGFGGTFALFTYLSPILEEISGFSSDSISLLLLVYGIAVAVGNLAGGKLANGHPVKALRYVFLFQTAALLLQIWLLPGKHLSILSIILLGLFAFMMSAGVQTYVLMLAEKLVPSAKSVASALNISAFNIGIAAGSVLGGYAVDYMSYLDTAWIGAIMTAAAMALALINYRLDRRQRLFD; encoded by the coding sequence ATGTCCACGAAAATCTATCTCGCGCTGTTCGCACTGGCTGTCAGCGCCTTTGCCATCGGCACGACCGAATTTGTAATCATCGGTCTTCTCCAGACGGTGGCCAACGATCTTGGAATCACGATAACCAAAGCCGGAACTCTGGTCTCGGGCTACGCCGCGGCTATCGCAATCGGTACCCCGATCGTTGCAGCGCTGACCGGCCGCCTCCCGAAAAAAGGCTACCTGCTGTTCCTGATGGCGCTGTTCACAGCGGGGAATGTTCTGTCCGCCCTTGCCGGGTCCTACTCGCTGCTGATGTTCTCCCGAGTCGTCACGGCGGTCGCCCACGGCGTCTTCTTCGCGGTCGCCGCAACCGTCGCCGCCGATATGGTCCCTGAAGACAGGAAAGGAACCGCTATTTCAATCATGTTCACGGGACTTACAGTCGCCACCATTTTAGGGGTTCCATTCGGAACCTACATCGGCCAGCAGTTCAATTGGCGCCTCAGCTTCGCCGCCGTCGCCGTCCTGGGCCTCATTGGCTTGCTGGTCGTCATATTCGCGGTAAACAAAGTCTCCCGCGAGGGCACTTCACCGACAATCGGGGATGTGGGCAGACTAGCCGGCAATCCGCGCATTCTGCTGGCGCTGCTCATGACCGTAGCCGGTTTTGGCGGAACCTTCGCCTTGTTCACTTATCTGTCTCCCATTCTGGAAGAGATCAGCGGCTTCTCGTCCGATTCCATCTCCCTGCTGCTGCTCGTCTACGGCATCGCCGTTGCCGTCGGCAATCTGGCGGGGGGCAAGCTGGCGAACGGACATCCGGTGAAGGCGCTCCGGTATGTGTTCCTGTTTCAGACAGCGGCGCTGCTGCTGCAAATCTGGCTGCTCCCCGGCAAACATTTAAGCATCCTGTCCATTATATTGCTGGGCCTGTTCGCTTTCATGATGTCGGCAGGCGTTCAAACCTATGTTCTGATGCTGGCCGAGAAGCTGGTTCCATCCGCCAAGTCGGTTGCTTCCGCGCTGAACATCTCCGCCTTTAACATCGGCATCGCCGCCGGGTCGGTGCTTGGAGGGTACGCGGTCGATTACATGAGCTATCTCGATACTGCCTGGATCGGCGCGATTATGACGGCGGCCGCCATGGCGCTAGCGCTGATCAATTACCGTCTGGACCGCAGACAGCGGTTATTCGATTAA
- a CDS encoding SDR family NAD(P)-dependent oxidoreductase has protein sequence MELHLEGKTALVTGSTEGIGRAIAEALSREGVSVLINGRNADKVSKVVQEIKELYPNANPQPAAADLGTESGCQDLINRGHDIDILVNNLGIFKPAEYFEIPDEEWFKFFEVNIMSGVRLTRHFLQQMLQKDEGRVIFIASEAAIMPSQEMAHYSATKTMQLSLSRSLAELTTGTRVTVNTVMPGSTLTEGVETMLNSLYPNEGLSIEEAEAKFMKENRPTSIIQRLIKPEEIANFVTFLSSPLSSAINGAALRIDGGLVRSVF, from the coding sequence ATGGAGCTTCATTTAGAAGGTAAAACAGCGCTTGTCACCGGTTCGACGGAAGGAATAGGCAGAGCGATCGCCGAGGCATTGTCAAGGGAAGGTGTATCTGTACTGATCAATGGACGCAACGCGGATAAGGTGTCCAAAGTTGTTCAAGAAATAAAGGAATTGTATCCTAATGCAAACCCGCAGCCCGCCGCTGCTGATCTGGGGACGGAAAGCGGCTGCCAGGATCTGATTAACCGGGGACATGACATTGATATCCTCGTCAACAACTTGGGAATTTTTAAGCCGGCGGAGTATTTCGAGATTCCGGACGAAGAATGGTTTAAGTTCTTTGAAGTGAATATTATGAGCGGAGTCCGGCTGACGCGGCACTTCCTTCAGCAAATGCTGCAAAAAGATGAAGGTAGAGTAATCTTTATCGCCAGCGAAGCCGCCATTATGCCTTCTCAGGAAATGGCTCATTATAGCGCGACCAAAACGATGCAGCTGTCTCTCTCCCGGAGCTTGGCCGAACTGACCACAGGCACCCGTGTTACTGTCAATACTGTTATGCCGGGCTCGACGCTTACCGAAGGAGTAGAGACGATGCTCAATTCTTTATATCCGAATGAGGGTCTTAGCATAGAGGAAGCGGAGGCCAAGTTTATGAAGGAAAATCGGCCGACCTCCATTATTCAACGTCTCATCAAGCCCGAAGAAATTGCCAATTTCGTCACCTTCCTGAGCAGTCCGCTGTCCTCGGCAATCAACGGTGCGGCATTGCGAATTGACGGAGGATTGGTGAGAAGCGTTTTTTAA
- a CDS encoding aromatic ring-hydroxylating oxygenase subunit alpha has translation MSENNKKPLNELELPRDCTFSPEDWRVLSQYWYPVAIADEVQDKPVAVKLLDVKLVCYRSNGKVVIARDLCFHRGAPLSMGWVENGEIVCPYHGFRYNCEGKCTAVPAHPSAKISPKLKLIVYPAVERYGLIWTCLSSAPEQIPSFPGWDDPDYLNILPPSFDIAGSAGRQMEGFLDVSHFAYVHTETFGDRNNTEVPQYKVKREGNELVAEYWSTVSNYGKGQDNPAPEGFQWLREFRVFPPFAASLTVYFPNEGRLRILNCASPVSARYTRLFCPIARNFDKNAPVEDAIKFNLQVFQEDRAMVEAQTPEDLPLDLQAEAHIPADRTSIAYRQLLSELGLGRPYTS, from the coding sequence ATGTCAGAAAATAATAAGAAACCGTTGAATGAACTCGAGCTTCCCCGCGATTGCACATTCTCGCCCGAGGATTGGCGTGTGCTGTCCCAATATTGGTACCCGGTTGCCATTGCGGATGAGGTGCAGGATAAACCGGTAGCCGTGAAGCTTTTGGATGTAAAGCTAGTATGTTACCGCAGCAATGGGAAGGTGGTTATCGCCCGTGACCTCTGCTTTCATCGGGGGGCGCCTTTAAGCATGGGCTGGGTTGAGAATGGGGAAATTGTATGTCCGTATCACGGCTTTCGATATAACTGCGAAGGCAAATGCACAGCCGTTCCGGCACACCCAAGCGCCAAAATCTCGCCAAAATTGAAACTAATCGTCTATCCCGCGGTTGAACGCTACGGTTTGATATGGACCTGCTTGTCGTCTGCACCGGAGCAAATCCCGTCCTTCCCGGGATGGGACGATCCCGATTACCTGAATATCCTTCCTCCGAGCTTTGATATTGCAGGTTCCGCAGGGCGCCAGATGGAAGGGTTTCTGGATGTGTCGCATTTTGCCTATGTGCACACCGAAACCTTCGGTGACCGCAATAACACGGAAGTTCCTCAATACAAGGTGAAGCGTGAGGGAAACGAACTGGTGGCCGAATATTGGAGTACGGTCAGCAATTACGGAAAAGGTCAGGATAACCCCGCCCCGGAGGGCTTTCAGTGGCTTCGTGAGTTCCGTGTGTTCCCGCCGTTTGCCGCTTCCCTTACGGTATATTTTCCGAACGAGGGAAGATTACGGATTTTGAACTGCGCATCGCCGGTATCTGCCCGCTACACCCGATTGTTCTGCCCGATCGCAAGAAACTTTGACAAGAATGCTCCGGTTGAGGACGCAATCAAGTTCAACCTCCAGGTCTTCCAGGAAGACCGGGCGATGGTGGAGGCGCAGACACCCGAGGATCTGCCGCTTGATTTGCAAGCCGAAGCTCACATTCCTGCAGACCGCACTTCGATTGCTTACCGGCAGCTCCTAAGCGAACTTGGACTCGGCAGACCTTACACTTCATAA
- a CDS encoding ferredoxin encodes MSKYVLVKKDSCIACGSCGSAAPEIFDFDDDGLAEVIFEGDNNKGVTLISSDLLEELSDAVDSCPTSCIKTAAAPFA; translated from the coding sequence ATGAGTAAATACGTATTGGTCAAAAAGGATTCTTGTATCGCTTGCGGAAGCTGCGGCTCCGCGGCTCCGGAAATTTTCGATTTCGACGATGACGGTCTGGCGGAAGTGATTTTCGAGGGCGATAACAATAAGGGAGTTACGCTCATCTCGAGCGACCTGCTGGAAGAACTCTCTGATGCCGTTGACAGCTGTCCGACGAGCTGTATCAAGACGGCTGCCGCTCCGTTCGCATAA
- the nifB gene encoding nitrogenase cofactor biosynthesis protein NifB: MSESALSKHPCYNEEAHHHFARMHVAVAPKCNIRCNYCNPKFDCVNESRPGVVSEVLSPEEAGERVAQTMAQLPNLSVVGIAGPGDPLANAEETFRAFRIIASLDPDIHLCLSTNGLMLPDHVEQIKELGIRHVTVTMNAIDPDIGALIYEKVAYNGQLFRSREAAALLIERQLRGIGMLAKAGVLCKVNSVHIPEVNGEHLREVTLKVKELGAFSHNIMPLILSPGSFYEKMGFRAPTNEESIEVQQASAQIMKVMRHCRQCRADAVGMLGGDMSQTPELLPDALYFDKAARDAHQERILSKMKGLDAEPQGDWSQSVRVAVATRGSGEVNQHFGHAKEFLVYEVNSSGESRLIGVRKVQAYCNGMAECGDDGSGAARIFSETVQMLKDCTLLLCSGIGKAPSNKLRYVGIMPIVCKGDIDKQLEQNVRYMSYFASSCN, translated from the coding sequence GTGTCAGAATCGGCTTTGTCGAAGCATCCTTGCTACAATGAAGAAGCGCATCACCATTTCGCGCGCATGCATGTAGCGGTAGCGCCCAAGTGCAATATCCGCTGCAACTACTGCAATCCTAAATTCGACTGTGTCAATGAGAGCCGTCCCGGCGTTGTGAGCGAGGTGCTTTCACCGGAAGAAGCGGGTGAACGTGTTGCTCAAACGATGGCGCAGCTGCCCAATCTGTCGGTAGTAGGGATTGCGGGTCCCGGAGACCCGCTGGCGAATGCCGAGGAAACCTTCCGTGCCTTTCGCATAATTGCGTCGCTTGATCCCGATATCCATCTGTGCTTGAGCACAAACGGACTTATGCTGCCGGATCATGTGGAGCAGATCAAAGAACTGGGTATCCGGCATGTGACGGTCACGATGAACGCGATTGATCCGGACATCGGTGCCCTCATCTATGAAAAAGTCGCATACAACGGGCAGTTATTCCGCAGCCGGGAAGCTGCCGCGCTGTTGATTGAAAGACAGCTTCGGGGGATTGGGATGCTGGCAAAAGCGGGCGTGCTGTGCAAGGTGAATTCTGTGCATATTCCCGAAGTCAACGGAGAGCATTTGAGGGAAGTGACCCTTAAAGTCAAAGAGCTCGGAGCTTTCAGCCATAATATTATGCCGCTGATCCTCTCGCCTGGCAGCTTCTATGAGAAAATGGGCTTTCGCGCACCGACTAATGAAGAGTCAATCGAGGTGCAGCAAGCGTCAGCGCAAATTATGAAAGTTATGCGCCACTGTCGGCAGTGCCGGGCCGATGCGGTCGGCATGCTCGGCGGAGACATGAGCCAGACGCCTGAACTACTGCCGGACGCCCTGTATTTTGACAAGGCGGCGCGGGACGCGCATCAGGAACGGATATTGTCCAAAATGAAGGGACTCGATGCCGAACCGCAGGGAGATTGGAGCCAGTCGGTCCGGGTGGCTGTCGCCACCAGAGGCTCCGGCGAAGTTAACCAGCACTTCGGCCATGCCAAGGAGTTTCTTGTTTACGAGGTAAACAGTTCGGGGGAATCCAGGTTGATCGGTGTCCGCAAGGTGCAGGCCTACTGCAACGGAATGGCCGAATGCGGCGACGACGGCAGCGGAGCTGCCCGGATATTCTCCGAGACAGTGCAAATGCTTAAAGATTGCACACTGCTGCTTTGCTCGGGCATCGGTAAGGCTCCGTCCAACAAACTGCGGTACGTCGGCATTATGCCGATAGTCTGCAAAGGGGATATCGACAAGCAACTGGAACAAAATGTCCGCTATATGAGTTATTTTGCCAGCAGCTGCAATTAA
- a CDS encoding nitrogenase component 1 → MPKGKNNLFVEPDCEHNGQNKKGCARPKPGEVSRGCPFAGSLAALMPIADAAHLVHGTAGCLESGWGKSESRTDFGNLSGYGFSTQLNDQDMAMGGESKLLHSIGYIAESYRPPAIFVYATCITVLSMEDLDSICEEAEEIWGIPVIPVHSPGFSGSSSNMGRRLAGEALMDRVIGKGTLKQDKAAEFDINLIGEYNGAEEGRIIETLLSKAGIRVLAKITGESGYGEVSCAHLAKVNMVVCSRSMITLARKMKDKYDIPYFEGSFYGEREIRFTMRQIAFHFGDAELDKRLHRYMRKEEERLRSELASIRKALKGKVAVLYTDGMESWTYLTMLQELGFKVAAIGTNRNAQEDMSRIRERVNEGAVIINDCDDGQILQTFRERKADLMIVSGRNEFVPLKEKIPFLSVARNRHVSYAGYAGVRNFAHDLLGTLEQPVWKISGKSAPWEG, encoded by the coding sequence ATGCCGAAAGGAAAGAACAATCTGTTTGTGGAACCCGATTGCGAGCATAACGGCCAGAATAAGAAGGGCTGTGCGCGGCCCAAGCCCGGCGAAGTGTCGCGCGGCTGTCCCTTTGCCGGTTCACTGGCCGCGCTTATGCCAATTGCCGATGCGGCGCATCTTGTGCATGGGACAGCAGGCTGTCTCGAAAGCGGGTGGGGGAAGTCGGAGAGCCGGACCGATTTCGGCAATCTGTCCGGATACGGCTTTTCAACCCAATTAAACGATCAGGATATGGCGATGGGCGGCGAGAGCAAATTGCTTCATTCCATTGGTTATATCGCCGAGAGCTATCGGCCTCCGGCCATATTCGTGTACGCCACATGCATAACGGTGCTGTCGATGGAGGATCTGGACTCCATTTGCGAAGAGGCGGAAGAAATCTGGGGGATACCGGTCATTCCGGTTCACAGTCCGGGTTTCAGTGGCAGCAGCAGCAATATGGGCAGGCGGTTGGCAGGCGAGGCGCTCATGGACAGAGTTATCGGAAAAGGGACCTTGAAGCAGGATAAGGCCGCGGAGTTCGATATCAATCTGATCGGTGAGTACAACGGCGCGGAGGAAGGGAGGATTATCGAAACGCTGCTTTCCAAGGCTGGTATCCGGGTGCTGGCCAAAATAACGGGAGAAAGCGGTTATGGCGAAGTGAGCTGCGCCCATTTGGCAAAGGTCAACATGGTGGTCTGCAGCCGTTCGATGATTACATTGGCCCGGAAAATGAAGGATAAGTACGATATCCCCTATTTTGAAGGTTCCTTTTACGGCGAACGGGAAATCCGGTTTACAATGCGGCAGATCGCGTTTCACTTTGGCGATGCCGAACTCGACAAGCGCCTGCACCGCTATATGCGCAAAGAAGAAGAACGTCTGCGTTCGGAGCTCGCTTCCATACGTAAAGCGTTGAAGGGGAAAGTGGCCGTCCTGTATACGGATGGGATGGAAAGCTGGACTTATCTGACGATGCTTCAGGAGCTCGGATTCAAAGTTGCCGCAATCGGAACGAACCGAAACGCTCAGGAGGATATGTCCCGGATCAGAGAAAGAGTGAATGAGGGTGCCGTTATTATCAATGACTGCGACGACGGACAAATCCTGCAAACCTTCCGCGAACGGAAGGCCGATCTGATGATTGTCAGCGGGCGAAACGAATTTGTGCCTCTCAAGGAGAAAATCCCTTTTCTCAGCGTGGCCAGAAATCGGCATGTTTCCTATGCCGGATATGCGGGAGTGCGTAATTTTGCGCATGATTTGCTGGGAACACTGGAGCAGCCGGTGTGGAAAATCAGCGGCAAGAGCGCCCCTTGGGAGGGATGA
- a CDS encoding nitrogenase component 1, giving the protein MNRHRENINKPLSVNPFRVSQAVGGVLALQGFFRSLPIIYGAHGCVEAVSGLLSQHYREPVALQNVTVHDSNLIFGGSESAQDALELAMSRYMPDLIVLIGTSLTEMVGEDLENDVKLFIEKSGGTSGGSLILSLQMPDYEGSLETGYARMTERVVEAVIARSGGTARKKRRNRINLLAGPHLTPGDVMELKEIISSFGLEIITLPDLSSSLCGHLLIGNTKLSRGGVPLDYLDKMMTSSCTIAVGGSMEAAARRIEQASGIPCRVFPSLTGLQASDDFFDFLRKQSRTEVQVKYRWQRQILLDGMLDAQAAYRGKRIIAALEPDHLLGLSEWLGEIGVKSFRAVAPSASPVLESIKGGALIGDLEDMDRLAEDGADLWIGSSYGEQGALRKGIAFEPMGFPVLGRLGTSLTVSVGYRGTTEILGRIGNALLGAERGVRK; this is encoded by the coding sequence ATGAACCGGCATAGAGAGAACATAAACAAGCCGTTGTCCGTCAATCCGTTTCGGGTCAGCCAGGCTGTCGGAGGCGTGCTGGCTTTGCAGGGCTTTTTCCGTTCACTGCCCATTATTTATGGCGCGCACGGCTGTGTGGAAGCGGTTAGTGGACTGCTGTCTCAGCATTATCGGGAACCGGTCGCACTGCAGAACGTCACGGTGCATGATTCGAATTTGATTTTTGGCGGAAGCGAAAGCGCCCAGGATGCGCTGGAGCTCGCGATGTCCCGCTATATGCCTGATTTGATCGTGCTGATCGGCACTTCGCTTACGGAGATGGTAGGCGAGGATTTGGAGAATGACGTGAAGCTGTTTATTGAAAAAAGTGGCGGTACATCCGGTGGGAGCTTGATCTTGTCGCTGCAAATGCCGGATTACGAAGGATCGCTGGAAACGGGTTATGCCCGTATGACGGAACGGGTAGTGGAGGCGGTGATCGCACGTTCCGGAGGGACGGCCCGCAAAAAACGCCGCAATCGTATCAATCTGCTCGCCGGACCGCATTTGACACCCGGAGATGTCATGGAGCTTAAGGAAATCATCTCTTCTTTCGGACTGGAGATCATCACCCTTCCGGATTTGTCCTCGTCGCTTTGCGGTCATCTGCTTATCGGCAACACCAAGCTGTCAAGAGGCGGAGTGCCGCTGGATTATTTGGACAAGATGATGACGTCGAGCTGCACAATCGCGGTGGGGGGTTCCATGGAAGCGGCGGCCCGCCGGATCGAACAGGCGTCCGGCATTCCCTGCCGCGTGTTCCCAAGTCTCACTGGACTTCAGGCCTCGGATGATTTCTTTGACTTTCTGCGCAAGCAGAGCCGGACCGAAGTGCAGGTCAAATACCGCTGGCAGCGCCAGATTCTGCTTGACGGCATGCTTGATGCGCAGGCTGCCTACCGGGGAAAACGGATAATTGCCGCGCTGGAGCCGGACCATCTGCTGGGGTTGTCCGAATGGTTGGGCGAAATAGGCGTGAAGTCCTTTCGCGCCGTGGCCCCGTCCGCTTCACCCGTGCTGGAGTCAATCAAAGGCGGAGCGCTGATCGGGGATCTGGAGGACATGGACCGGCTGGCCGAAGATGGCGCGGATCTGTGGATTGGCAGCTCTTACGGCGAACAGGGGGCCTTGCGCAAAGGCATTGCGTTCGAGCCGATGGGCTTTCCCGTATTGGGCAGGCTGGGAACTTCTCTGACCGTCAGTGTCGGTTACCGGGGAACGACGGAAATACTGGGCCGGATCGGCAATGCGCTGTTGGGCGCGGAGAGGGGAGTGCGTAAATGA
- a CDS encoding NifB/NifX family molybdenum-iron cluster-binding protein, whose protein sequence is MKVAFASKDGKRIDAHFGQCSSFSIFELKEEKYRWLESRTVHADSDTDEHDIRVARRVESIGDCTLLFVSSIGNDAVKQLMKDGIMILKVEPESEVIPQMDGLLNLLRERPPLWLVKAARRAGEWSD, encoded by the coding sequence ATGAAGGTCGCATTCGCTTCGAAGGACGGGAAGCGCATTGATGCGCATTTTGGGCAATGCAGTTCTTTTTCTATATTTGAATTGAAAGAGGAAAAATACAGATGGCTGGAATCGCGTACGGTTCACGCGGATAGCGATACGGACGAGCATGATATTCGGGTAGCCCGCAGAGTGGAATCGATCGGGGACTGCACGCTGCTGTTCGTAAGCAGTATCGGGAACGACGCCGTGAAACAGCTGATGAAGGACGGCATCATGATATTGAAAGTGGAACCAGAATCGGAGGTAATCCCCCAGATGGACGGGCTTCTGAACCTGCTGAGGGAACGTCCTCCGCTGTGGCTGGTCAAAGCTGCTCGCCGGGCGGGCGAGTGGTCCGATTAG
- the nifH gene encoding nitrogenase iron protein, whose amino-acid sequence MTRKIAIYGKGGIGKSTTQQNTAAAMAYYHDKKIFIHGCDPKADSTRMILGGMNQKTLMDMLRDDGAENITTEKVVKSGYLDIQCVESGGPEPGVGCAGRGVITAIDLMEANGAYTDDLDFVFFDVLGDVVCGGFAMPIRDGKAQEVYIVASGEMMAIYAANNICKGLVKYAKQSGVRLGGIICNSRNVDKEREFLEEFTAAIGTQMIHFMPRNNIVQKAEFNKKTVVEFDAEHEQAHEYGELARKIIENEMFVIPKPLSMDELEAMVSKYGIVD is encoded by the coding sequence ATGACAAGAAAAATCGCTATCTACGGTAAAGGCGGAATCGGTAAATCCACAACTCAACAAAACACTGCAGCAGCAATGGCTTACTATCATGACAAAAAAATCTTCATCCATGGCTGTGACCCGAAAGCCGACTCCACACGGATGATTCTCGGCGGTATGAACCAAAAGACGCTGATGGATATGCTTCGCGATGACGGCGCGGAAAACATCACGACTGAGAAAGTTGTAAAATCCGGCTACCTGGATATCCAATGTGTTGAGTCCGGCGGTCCGGAACCTGGTGTAGGCTGCGCAGGCCGCGGCGTTATCACCGCCATCGACCTGATGGAAGCAAACGGAGCTTACACAGACGACCTCGACTTCGTATTCTTCGATGTACTCGGTGACGTTGTATGCGGCGGATTCGCAATGCCGATCCGCGACGGTAAAGCTCAAGAGGTGTACATCGTAGCATCCGGTGAAATGATGGCCATCTACGCAGCAAACAATATCTGTAAAGGACTTGTGAAATACGCTAAACAGAGCGGGGTTCGCCTCGGCGGAATCATCTGTAACAGCCGTAACGTTGACAAAGAAAGAGAATTCCTGGAAGAGTTCACTGCCGCTATCGGAACTCAAATGATCCACTTTATGCCTCGTAACAACATCGTGCAAAAAGCCGAATTCAACAAAAAAACCGTGGTTGAATTCGATGCGGAACATGAACAAGCCCATGAATACGGCGAACTGGCACGCAAAATCATTGAAAATGAAATGTTCGTTATTCCTAAGCCGCTGAGCATGGATGAACTGGAAGCTATGGTTTCCAAGTACGGTATTGTCGACTAA
- the anfD gene encoding nitrogenase iron-iron protein, alpha chain → MPHHRFECSECIPEREKHAVVKGPGEDLTDALPLGYLNTIPGTISERGCAYCGAKHVIGTPMKDVIHISHGPVGCTYDTWQTKRYISDNDNFQLKNTFATDVKEKHIVFGAEKLLKQNIIEAFKAFPDIKRMTIYQTCATALIGDDIGAVADEVMEEMPDVDIFVCNSPGFAGPSQSGGHHKINIAWVKNKVGTVEPEITSDYVINYVGEYNIQGDQEVMQDYFKRMGIQVLSTFTGNGSYDDLRAMHKAHLNVLECARSAEYICNELRVKYNIPRLDIDGFGFEPLSSSLRKIGIFFGIEDRAQAIIDEETARWKPELDWYKERLKGKKVCLWPGGSKLWHWANVIHEEMGVEVVSLYTKFGHQGDMEKGIARCEEGALAIDDPNELEGLEAMEKLKPDVIFTGKRPGEVAKKVRVPYLNAHAYHNGPYKGYEGWVRFARDIYNAIYSPIHQLSGIDISKDEIATDKGFSTQRLVSDANLPEEVKNSETLRQYTGGFDSVSKLRNKTYPYLEQRAASVEA, encoded by the coding sequence ATGCCACATCATCGTTTTGAATGCAGTGAGTGCATCCCCGAGAGAGAAAAGCATGCCGTTGTCAAAGGCCCGGGCGAAGATTTGACCGACGCTCTTCCTCTTGGATATCTTAACACGATTCCAGGAACGATTTCCGAACGCGGCTGCGCCTACTGCGGAGCCAAGCACGTAATCGGAACTCCGATGAAGGACGTTATCCACATCAGCCATGGACCGGTTGGCTGTACCTACGACACCTGGCAAACAAAACGTTATATCAGCGACAATGACAACTTTCAGCTGAAGAACACGTTTGCGACAGATGTTAAGGAAAAGCACATCGTATTCGGCGCCGAAAAGCTGCTGAAACAAAATATCATTGAAGCGTTCAAAGCATTCCCGGACATCAAGCGTATGACCATCTATCAAACTTGCGCCACCGCCTTGATCGGCGATGATATTGGCGCCGTTGCGGATGAAGTTATGGAAGAAATGCCCGATGTGGATATCTTCGTATGTAACTCCCCCGGCTTTGCGGGACCTAGCCAATCTGGCGGTCACCACAAAATCAACATCGCTTGGGTCAAGAATAAGGTTGGTACGGTTGAACCGGAAATCACAAGCGACTATGTAATCAACTATGTCGGTGAGTACAACATCCAGGGCGACCAGGAAGTGATGCAGGACTATTTCAAGAGAATGGGCATTCAAGTTCTGTCCACTTTCACCGGCAATGGCTCCTATGACGATCTGAGAGCGATGCATAAGGCTCATCTGAACGTTCTGGAATGCGCGCGTTCCGCCGAATATATCTGTAATGAACTGCGCGTGAAATATAACATTCCGCGTCTGGACATCGACGGTTTCGGCTTTGAGCCGCTGTCCTCTTCCCTGCGCAAGATCGGGATTTTCTTCGGCATCGAAGACCGCGCCCAAGCGATCATCGATGAAGAAACCGCCAGATGGAAGCCTGAACTGGATTGGTATAAAGAACGTCTGAAAGGCAAGAAAGTCTGCCTGTGGCCGGGCGGCTCCAAGCTGTGGCACTGGGCCAACGTTATCCATGAAGAAATGGGCGTAGAAGTTGTATCCCTGTATACGAAATTCGGCCATCAAGGCGACATGGAGAAAGGTATTGCCCGTTGTGAAGAAGGTGCGCTGGCCATTGACGATCCGAACGAATTGGAAGGTCTGGAAGCCATGGAGAAACTGAAACCGGACGTTATCTTCACCGGTAAGCGTCCTGGAGAAGTTGCCAAGAAAGTACGCGTACCTTATCTGAACGCGCATGCGTACCACAATGGACCTTACAAAGGCTATGAAGGATGGGTTCGTTTCGCACGCGATATCTACAATGCGATTTACTCGCCGATCCATCAGCTGTCGGGTATTGACATCAGCAAGGACGAAATTGCGACGGATAAAGGCTTCAGCACGCAAAGACTGGTATCTGATGCAAACCTGCCCGAAGAAGTCAAGAATTCGGAAACACTCAGACAATACACCGGCGGATTTGACTCCGTGTCCAAGCTGCGGAACAAGACGTATCCATACCTGGAGCAACGGGCTGCCAGCGTAGAAGCTTAA